A single region of the Synergistes jonesii genome encodes:
- a CDS encoding helix-turn-helix transcriptional regulator: MPKMNPKLKILIPVVRGLAQTLGKDYEVNLHDVSMPEHSLVLCENGYVTGRSEGGPMTDFGLFMLQSEKYRDKEGIFNYLAKNNRGELIKCSCIFIRDEEGQIIAFLCINYDLKKAFAAQELIESLVSVGMGKVEQYPERLEAGEKSGGKFPELVRESFAQNLEEVIGDSLETVRKNAGKPLRFLTKPEKKLIIQELLDRGFFRLKGAVDTLAAEMGNTKFTIYAYIREIQKQRENAK, from the coding sequence ATGCCGAAAATGAATCCAAAATTAAAAATACTCATCCCCGTCGTCCGCGGCCTCGCCCAAACGCTGGGCAAGGACTATGAGGTGAATCTTCACGACGTTTCGATGCCCGAACACTCGCTCGTCCTCTGCGAGAACGGCTATGTAACCGGCCGCAGCGAAGGCGGCCCGATGACGGATTTCGGCCTGTTCATGCTGCAGTCCGAGAAATATCGCGATAAAGAAGGAATTTTCAACTACCTCGCTAAAAACAACAGGGGCGAGCTGATCAAATGCAGCTGCATCTTCATAAGAGACGAAGAGGGGCAGATAATCGCCTTCCTCTGCATCAACTACGACCTTAAAAAAGCCTTCGCGGCGCAGGAATTGATCGAAAGCCTCGTCAGCGTCGGCATGGGAAAGGTCGAGCAATACCCGGAAAGGCTCGAGGCGGGGGAGAAATCCGGCGGTAAATTCCCCGAGCTCGTGCGCGAATCTTTCGCTCAGAATTTGGAAGAGGTCATAGGAGATTCTCTCGAAACTGTCAGGAAGAACGCCGGCAAGCCGCTGAGATTCCTGACGAAGCCGGAAAAAAAGTTGATCATCCAGGAGCTCCTCGACAGAGGCTTTTTCCGCCTGAAGGGAGCCGTCGACACGCTCGCTGCCGAGATGGGCAACACAAAATTTACGATATACGCGTACATCAGAGAGATACAGAAACAGCGGGAGAACGCTAAATAA